One window of the Burkholderia ubonensis subsp. mesacidophila genome contains the following:
- a CDS encoding MFS transporter has translation MQHTTHTNHAPVQPAQAAGTVRRTSARYRILALLAIGTMINYLDRTVLGVAAPQLTKELGINAAVMGIMFSAFSWTYVAMQVPGGLVLDRLGSKITYYWSMTLWSLCTLLQGFVPGVATLFACRLGLGITEAPCFPTNSRVVATWFPQNERAMATGTYTVGEYIGLAFFSPVLFALMGAFGWRSLFWVVGGVGIAFGLVWWKLYHEPHNHPGANKAEIEYIEAGGGLAHGAKKNDRPEQAKFSWRMAGQLLKKRQLAGICLGQFAGNSTLVFFLTWFPTYLATERHMGWLKIGFFAVMPFIAASVGVMFGGIFSDWLLRRGKSANLARKLPIIAGLLLASTIILANYVQSNEAVIAIMSVAFFAQGMAALGWTLVSDIAPDGLLGVTGGIFNFAANLAGIITPLVVGFIVASTGSFVGALVFIGVIALIGAASYIFVVGDIKRIVL, from the coding sequence ATGCAGCACACCACCCACACGAACCATGCGCCGGTTCAGCCAGCGCAGGCGGCCGGCACGGTCCGGCGCACGTCGGCGCGCTACAGGATTCTCGCGCTGCTCGCGATCGGCACGATGATCAACTACCTCGACCGCACCGTGCTGGGGGTGGCAGCGCCGCAGCTCACCAAGGAGCTCGGCATCAACGCGGCGGTGATGGGCATCATGTTCTCCGCGTTCTCGTGGACCTACGTCGCGATGCAGGTGCCGGGCGGCCTCGTGCTCGACCGCTTGGGCAGCAAGATCACCTATTACTGGTCGATGACGCTGTGGTCGCTGTGCACGCTGCTGCAGGGCTTCGTGCCCGGCGTCGCGACTCTGTTCGCGTGCCGCCTCGGCCTCGGCATCACGGAGGCGCCGTGCTTCCCGACCAACAGCCGGGTGGTCGCGACGTGGTTCCCGCAGAACGAGCGCGCGATGGCGACCGGCACCTACACGGTCGGCGAGTACATCGGCCTCGCGTTCTTCAGCCCGGTGCTGTTCGCGCTGATGGGCGCGTTCGGCTGGCGTTCGCTGTTCTGGGTCGTCGGCGGCGTGGGCATCGCGTTCGGTCTCGTCTGGTGGAAGCTCTATCACGAGCCGCACAACCATCCGGGCGCTAACAAGGCGGAGATCGAGTACATCGAAGCGGGCGGCGGCCTCGCGCACGGCGCGAAGAAGAACGACCGGCCCGAGCAGGCGAAATTCAGCTGGCGCATGGCCGGCCAACTGCTGAAGAAGCGCCAGCTCGCCGGCATCTGCCTCGGCCAGTTCGCGGGCAATTCGACGCTCGTGTTCTTCCTGACCTGGTTCCCGACCTATCTCGCGACCGAGCGCCACATGGGCTGGCTGAAGATCGGCTTCTTCGCGGTGATGCCGTTCATCGCCGCGTCGGTCGGCGTGATGTTCGGCGGGATCTTCTCCGACTGGCTGCTGCGCCGCGGCAAGTCCGCGAATCTCGCACGCAAGCTGCCGATCATCGCCGGCCTGCTGCTCGCGTCGACGATCATCCTCGCGAACTACGTGCAGAGCAACGAAGCCGTGATCGCGATCATGTCGGTCGCGTTCTTCGCGCAGGGGATGGCCGCGCTCGGCTGGACGCTCGTATCCGACATCGCGCCGGACGGCCTGCTCGGCGTGACGGGCGGCATCTTCAACTTCGCGGCGAACCTCGCCGGCATCATCACGCCGCTCGTCGTCGGCTTCATCGTCGCATCGACCGGCTCGTTCGTCGGCGCGCTGGTGTTCATCGGCGTGATCGCGCTGATCGGCGCGGCGTCGTACATCTTCGTCGTCGGCGACATCAAGCGGATCGTGCTGTAA
- a CDS encoding 2-aminoethylphosphonate--pyruvate transaminase, with amino-acid sequence MSATAPILLTPGPLTTSAATRDAMQRDWGSWDTEFNRLTESVCTDLVGIARGDAEYVCVPMQGSGTFAVEAALGTLVPRDGVVVVPDNGAYCARILKILSRLGIEAIALPFGEASAADPAAIEAAFARDPRITHVALVHLETSAGILNPLDEIAACCRRHGKRLIVDAMSSFGALPITLDGSGIDALVSASGKCLEGVPGMGFAIMRRDALEACEGRSPSLALDLHDQYAYLRKTGQWRFTPPTHVVAALRVALDQFLAEGGQPARGARYASNCRTLVDAMHALGFEPFLDARVQAPVIVTFHAPDDPAYDFKRFYDTVRDAGFILYPGKLTQLETFRVGCIGAIDADDVRRAVAAIARAIEALGISLRRAS; translated from the coding sequence ATGTCCGCCACCGCCCCGATCCTGCTCACCCCCGGCCCGCTCACCACGTCCGCCGCGACGCGCGACGCGATGCAGCGCGACTGGGGCTCGTGGGATACCGAATTCAATCGCCTGACCGAAAGCGTGTGCACCGACCTCGTCGGCATCGCCCGCGGCGACGCGGAATACGTGTGCGTGCCGATGCAGGGCAGCGGCACGTTCGCGGTCGAAGCCGCGCTCGGCACGCTGGTGCCGCGCGACGGCGTCGTAGTCGTGCCGGACAACGGCGCGTACTGCGCGCGCATCCTGAAGATCCTCAGCCGGCTCGGGATCGAGGCGATCGCGCTGCCGTTCGGCGAGGCGTCCGCGGCCGATCCCGCGGCGATCGAGGCGGCGTTCGCGCGCGACCCGCGCATCACCCATGTCGCGCTGGTGCATCTCGAGACGAGCGCCGGCATCCTGAATCCGCTCGACGAGATCGCCGCGTGCTGCCGGCGGCATGGCAAGCGGCTGATCGTCGATGCGATGAGCTCGTTCGGCGCGCTGCCGATCACGCTCGACGGCAGCGGCATCGACGCGCTGGTCTCGGCCAGCGGCAAATGCCTGGAAGGCGTGCCGGGGATGGGGTTCGCGATCATGCGGCGCGACGCGCTGGAAGCGTGCGAAGGCCGCTCGCCGTCGCTCGCGCTCGACCTGCACGACCAGTACGCGTACCTGCGCAAGACCGGCCAGTGGCGCTTCACGCCGCCGACGCACGTGGTCGCCGCGCTGCGCGTGGCGCTCGACCAATTTCTCGCCGAAGGCGGCCAGCCCGCGCGCGGCGCGCGCTATGCGTCGAACTGCCGGACGCTGGTCGACGCGATGCATGCGCTCGGCTTCGAGCCGTTCCTCGATGCGCGCGTGCAGGCGCCGGTGATCGTGACGTTCCATGCGCCGGACGATCCGGCATACGACTTCAAGCGCTTCTACGACACGGTGCGCGACGCCGGCTTCATCCTCTATCCGGGCAAGCTCACGCAGCTGGAAACGTTCCGCGTCGGCTGCATCGGCGCGATCGACGCCGACGACGTCCGGCGCGCGGTCGCCGCGATCGCACGCGCGATCGAGGCGCTCGGCATCTCGCTGCGCCGCGCGTCCTGA